The Cytobacillus sp. NJ13 sequence ATCACGAATAAAATGGAAAAAAGGAGAATGCTGGAAGAGGAGTGCAGAAATTTGAGCTTTGAGTTTGATACCCTCATCACAGAGTGGTATGAATCGTCTGAAGGTATTATTAATGAACTTACCGCAGGAAAACATGTTGTCACCGATGTTCCATTTCGGGATTGGAAAATGGCTGATAAAGACCTTTCGGTTATCCGTTCTGTTTTAAGTGAAAAGGAAATCGAGAACTATAGGGGTGTTTGCCAGGATACGGCAAGCATTCTGGAACAAACCTGCAAAGAATTGAAGCAAGGTATGACAGAATTAGAGACTTGTGCACTATTATTCAGGAAAGCGCTTGAACGGGACCTGAATGTGCAGGTGGCATTAGCGGCCGCTGATGAGCGAATCTTTAAATACCGCCACCCGATTCCAACAAATAAAAAATTGGACAAATATATTATGATAGTCATTTGTGCAGAAAGAGGGGGATTAGTTGCAAATGCAACAAGGTTTGTTCATTTTGGACCACTCCCTCCGGCTCTTATCGTCAATAAGGAAAAGCTGGCGAGAATTGATGCTGTAATGAACGCAAACACAGTTCCAGGCAAGAGGATTAGCAGTATCATTAAAGAAGGAATCAAGCAATATGGTCTTGCTGGCTTCCCTGAAGATTGGAAGCTTTTGCATCAAGGTGGATTAACAGGGTTCTCATCAAGAGAATATCTGGCTACCCCTGCCTCAACTGAAGTAGTGATGGAAAACCAGGCATATGCCTGGAACCCTGCTTTACCAGGTATAAAATCAGAAGATACGATTCTCGTTCTGTCTAATGGCATTGAATTTTTAACTGAAACAAAGACATGGGACTACCTGGAGGTTAAATACGGGAAAACCAGTTATTTAAGGCCTGACATTTTAGTTCGCTGAAGTTTTGATGGAACAGATAAAAAGAATAATAGATTTCGAGAATATCATTGACAATTTTCTGAAAAGATTGTAATTTTATAATAAGTTTATAAAGTAAATTAATTAACTAAGATAGCGAGGAAGTTTTTATGGAGGAAGCCATTCGCCTTTTCAATGAGAAATTTGGCCATTTTGGTGAGCTGGAGATTTATTTTGCTCCCGGAAGAGTGAACTTAATTGGAGAGCATACGGATTATAATGGAGGGTTTGTATTTCCATGTGCCTTAACGGTGGGAACCTATGCTGTTGCCAGAAAGCGCTCCGATGGGAAGATTCGGATGTTTTCGAAAAATTTTTCCGAACTTGGAGTATTGGAAGTGAAGATTGGCCACCTCCAATATGATAGTAACCATTCCTGGGCCAATTACCCAAAAGGCGTGATTGACACCTTTCAAAGACATGGAAGCTTGATAGAGAAAGGATTTGATGTTGTTTACTTAGGCAATATTCCCAATAAAGCAGGCCTTTCTTCCTCAGCATCCATTGAACTTGTGACTGCCGTACTTCTAAATGACCTTTTTCGTTTGAATCTGGATATGCTGACAATGGTTAAATTAAGCCAGCAGGCTGAAAATTGGTATATCGGTGTTAATTGCGGAATAATGGATCAG is a genomic window containing:
- a CDS encoding M24 family metallopeptidase, translated to MMQPINKIKKYLEQKGYDGILLRKRNNFSWLTEGRKNHIVLCEPNGVADWLIFKDKIFLITNKMEKRRMLEEECRNLSFEFDTLITEWYESSEGIINELTAGKHVVTDVPFRDWKMADKDLSVIRSVLSEKEIENYRGVCQDTASILEQTCKELKQGMTELETCALLFRKALERDLNVQVALAAADERIFKYRHPIPTNKKLDKYIMIVICAERGGLVANATRFVHFGPLPPALIVNKEKLARIDAVMNANTVPGKRISSIIKEGIKQYGLAGFPEDWKLLHQGGLTGFSSREYLATPASTEVVMENQAYAWNPALPGIKSEDTILVLSNGIEFLTETKTWDYLEVKYGKTSYLRPDILVR